In Mycobacterium tuberculosis H37Rv, a single window of DNA contains:
- a CDS encoding short-chain type dehydrogenase/reductase, protein MPIPAPSPDARAVVTGASQNIGAALATELAARGHHLIVTARREDVLTELAARLADKYRVTVDVRPADLADPQERSKLADELAARPISILCANAGTATFGPIASLDLAGEKTQVQLNAVAVHDLTLAVLPGMIERKAGGILISGSAAGNSPIPYNATYAATKAFVNTFSESLRGELRGSGVHVTVLAPGPVRTELPDASEASLVEKLVPDFLWISTEHTARVSLNALERNKMRVVPGLTSKAMSVASQYAPRAIVAPIVGAFYKRLGGS, encoded by the coding sequence ATGCCGATACCCGCGCCCAGCCCCGACGCACGTGCCGTTGTCACCGGGGCTTCGCAGAACATCGGCGCGGCGCTGGCCACCGAACTGGCCGCACGCGGGCACCACCTGATCGTCACCGCACGACGCGAGGACGTGTTGACCGAGTTGGCTGCCCGGCTGGCCGACAAGTACCGCGTCACGGTCGACGTGCGACCGGCCGATCTGGCCGATCCGCAAGAACGATCGAAACTGGCCGACGAGCTGGCTGCCCGGCCCATCTCGATCCTGTGCGCCAACGCGGGTACCGCGACATTCGGCCCGATCGCATCGCTCGATCTTGCCGGCGAAAAGACGCAGGTGCAGTTGAATGCCGTGGCGGTGCACGACCTTACGTTGGCGGTGTTGCCGGGCATGATCGAGCGCAAGGCCGGCGGCATCTTGATTTCTGGTTCGGCGGCCGGCAATTCACCGATTCCCTACAACGCCACCTATGCCGCGACCAAGGCCTTCGTGAACACCTTCAGCGAATCTCTGCGCGGTGAGCTACGCGGCTCCGGCGTGCACGTCACGGTGCTGGCCCCGGGCCCGGTTCGCACCGAGCTACCGGATGCCTCCGAAGCGTCACTGGTCGAGAAGCTGGTGCCGGACTTCCTGTGGATCTCGACGGAGCACACCGCCCGGGTATCGCTGAATGCCTTGGAGCGCAACAAGATGCGCGTCGTTCCGGGTCTGACGTCAAAGGCGATGTCGGTGGCCAGCCAATACGCTCCGCGCGCCATCGTGGCGCCAATCGTGGGTGCCTTTTACAAGAGGCTTGGGGGCAGCTAG
- a CDS encoding hypothetical protein (A core mycobacterial gene; conserved in mycobacterial strains (See Marmiesse et al., 2004 PMID:14766927).) has protein sequence MNDPRRPQRFGPPLSGYGPTGPQVPPNPPTADPAYADQSPYASTYGGYVSPPWSPGGPPPRPPQWPPGPHEASPTQQLPQYWQYDQPPPGGFPPDGLTPPPPQGPRTPRWLWFAAGSAVLLVVALVIALVIANGSVKKQTAIEPLPPMPGPSPTRPTTTTPTPPSPSAAPAPTTTTGTPSETVAGAMQTVVYDVTGEGRAISITYMDSGNVIQTEFNVALPWRKEVSLSKSSLHPASVTIVNIGHNVTCSVTVAGVQVRQRTGAGLTICDAPS, from the coding sequence ATGAACGATCCACGTCGCCCCCAGCGGTTTGGTCCCCCTCTATCCGGGTACGGGCCGACCGGACCGCAGGTTCCCCCCAATCCGCCGACCGCCGACCCGGCTTACGCCGACCAGTCGCCGTATGCATCCACGTACGGCGGTTACGTTTCCCCGCCGTGGTCTCCAGGAGGGCCCCCGCCAAGGCCTCCCCAGTGGCCCCCAGGCCCCCACGAGGCCAGTCCGACCCAACAGCTGCCGCAGTACTGGCAATACGACCAGCCCCCACCGGGCGGATTTCCCCCCGACGGGCTGACTCCCCCGCCACCGCAAGGGCCGAGAACGCCGCGCTGGTTGTGGTTCGCCGCCGGCTCAGCCGTGCTGCTCGTCGTCGCGTTGGTCATCGCACTGGTTATCGCCAACGGCTCGGTCAAAAAGCAAACCGCGATCGAGCCGTTACCCCCCATGCCCGGGCCTAGCCCGACACGTCCGACCACGACCACACCGACCCCACCCTCACCCAGCGCCGCACCGGCACCGACAACTACGACCGGTACGCCCAGTGAGACGGTCGCCGGCGCGATGCAAACCGTTGTCTACGACGTCACGGGGGAAGGCCGGGCAATCAGCATCACGTACATGGATAGCGGCAACGTCATACAGACCGAGTTCAACGTCGCCCTGCCGTGGCGGAAAGAGGTCAGCCTGTCAAAGTCGTCCTTGCATCCCGCTAGCGTCACGATCGTCAACATCGGCCACAACGTCACCTGCTCGGTCACCGTGGCCGGGGTTCAGGTACGCCAGCGCACCGGGGCGGGGTTGACCATCTGCGACGCTCCCAGCTAG
- the scoA gene encoding succinyl-CoA:3-ketoacid-CoA transferase subunit A (ScoA (3-oxo acid:CoA transferase) (OXCT A) (succinyl-CoA:3-oxoacid-CoAtransferase)), with amino-acid sequence MDKVVATAAEAVADIANGSSLAVGGFGLCGIPEALIAALVDSGVTDLETVSNNCGIDGVGLGLLLQHKRIRRTVSSYVGENKEFARQFLAGELEVELTPQGTLAERLRAGGMGIPAFYTPAGVGTQVADGGLPWRYDASGGVAVVSPAKETREFDGVTYVLERGIRTDFALVHAWQGDRHGNLMYRHAAANFNPECASAGRITIAEVEHLVEPGEIDPATVHTPGVFVHRVVHVPNPAKKIERETVRQ; translated from the coding sequence ATGGACAAGGTGGTGGCCACCGCCGCGGAGGCGGTCGCAGACATAGCCAACGGGTCGTCGCTTGCGGTTGGTGGATTCGGGCTTTGCGGCATCCCCGAAGCACTGATCGCAGCGTTGGTGGATAGCGGTGTCACCGACCTGGAAACAGTCTCGAACAACTGCGGAATCGACGGTGTTGGTCTGGGACTATTGTTGCAACACAAGCGAATTCGCCGGACAGTCTCCTCCTACGTGGGGGAGAACAAGGAGTTCGCCCGCCAGTTCCTCGCGGGCGAGCTCGAGGTGGAACTGACCCCGCAGGGCACGCTGGCCGAGCGGTTGCGGGCCGGAGGGATGGGCATACCGGCCTTCTATACACCGGCAGGGGTCGGTACCCAGGTCGCCGACGGCGGGTTGCCGTGGCGCTACGACGCCTCGGGCGGGGTGGCGGTGGTGTCGCCGGCCAAGGAGACTCGGGAGTTCGATGGTGTCACCTATGTCCTCGAGCGGGGGATCCGGACCGACTTCGCACTGGTGCATGCCTGGCAGGGGGACCGGCACGGCAACCTGATGTACCGCCACGCCGCGGCCAACTTCAACCCGGAGTGCGCATCCGCAGGCAGGATCACGATCGCCGAGGTCGAGCACTTGGTCGAGCCGGGTGAGATCGACCCTGCCACCGTACACACCCCGGGCGTGTTTGTGCACCGGGTGGTTCATGTGCCCAACCCCGCCAAGAAGATCGAGAGGGAGACGGTGCGGCAATGA
- a CDS encoding TetR family transcriptional regulator gives MTASAPDGRPGQPEATNRRSQLKSDRRFQLLAAAERLFAERGFLAVRLEDIGAAAGVSGPAIYRHFPNKESLLVELLVGVSARLLAGARDVTTRSANLAAALDGLIEFHLDFALGEADLIRIQDRDLAHLPAVAERQVRKAQRQYVEVWVGVLRELNPGLAEADARLMAHAVFGLLNSTPHSMKAADSKPARTVRARAVLRAMTVAALSAADRCL, from the coding sequence GTGACAGCGTCCGCCCCGGACGGTCGGCCCGGCCAGCCCGAGGCCACAAATCGTCGCAGTCAGCTGAAGTCCGACCGACGATTCCAACTCTTGGCAGCCGCCGAACGATTGTTTGCCGAACGAGGATTCCTGGCGGTGCGACTGGAGGACATCGGCGCCGCCGCGGGCGTCAGCGGTCCGGCCATCTACCGACACTTCCCCAACAAAGAGTCGCTGCTGGTGGAATTGCTGGTCGGCGTCAGTGCGCGACTTCTTGCCGGCGCACGCGATGTGACGACCCGCAGCGCTAACTTGGCCGCGGCACTGGATGGCCTCATCGAGTTTCACCTTGACTTCGCACTCGGCGAAGCAGACCTCATCCGGATCCAGGACCGGGACCTAGCGCACCTGCCGGCCGTCGCTGAGCGGCAGGTGCGTAAGGCCCAGCGACAGTACGTGGAGGTCTGGGTCGGGGTGCTGCGCGAGCTGAACCCAGGCCTGGCCGAAGCCGACGCCCGGCTGATGGCCCACGCCGTGTTCGGACTGCTGAACTCCACCCCGCATAGCATGAAAGCGGCCGACAGCAAGCCGGCACGGACGGTGCGTGCACGCGCCGTCCTACGGGCGATGACGGTCGCCGCGCTATCGGCCGCGGATCGTTGTCTATAG
- the fadD35 gene encoding fatty-acid--CoA ligase FadD35 (fatty-acid-CoA synthetase (fatty-acid-CoA synthase)), which yields MAAAEVVDPNRLSYDRGPSAPSLLESTIGANLAATAARYGHREALVDMVARRRFNYSELLTDVHRLATGLVRAGIGPGDRVGIWAPNRWEWVLVQYATAEIGAILVTINPAYRVREVEYALRQSGVAMVIAVASFKDADYAAMLAEVGPRCPDLADVILLESDRWDALAGAEPDLPALQQTAARLDGSDPVNIQYTSGTTAYPKGVTLSHRNILNNGYLVGELLGYTAQDRICIPVPFYHCFGMVMGNLAATSHGAAMVIPAPGFDPAATLRAVQDERCTSLYGVPTMFIAELGLPDFTDYELGSLRTGIMAGAACPVEVMRKVISRMHMPGVSICYGMTETSPVSTQTRADDSVDRRVGTVGRVGPHLEIKVVDPATGETVPRGVVGEFCTRGYSVMAGYWNDPQKTAEVIDADGWMHTGDLAEMDPSGYVRIAGRIKDLVVRGGENISPREIEELLHTHPDIVDGHVIGVPDAKYGEELMAVVKLRNDAPELTIERLREYCMGRIARFKIPRYLWIVDEFPMTVTGKVRKVEMRQQALEYLRGQQ from the coding sequence GTGGCAGCCGCGGAAGTCGTAGACCCCAATCGGCTTTCCTATGATCGCGGTCCGAGTGCGCCATCATTGCTCGAGTCGACCATCGGCGCCAACCTCGCAGCGACCGCTGCCAGGTACGGACATCGGGAAGCACTCGTGGACATGGTGGCCCGGCGACGGTTCAATTACAGCGAACTGCTGACTGACGTGCACCGGCTGGCGACGGGGCTGGTGCGGGCGGGGATCGGCCCGGGCGATCGGGTCGGCATCTGGGCGCCGAACCGGTGGGAGTGGGTGCTCGTCCAGTACGCGACCGCTGAGATCGGCGCGATCCTAGTGACCATAAACCCCGCCTATCGGGTCCGCGAAGTGGAGTATGCGCTTAGGCAGTCCGGTGTCGCGATGGTGATTGCCGTAGCGAGTTTCAAGGATGCGGACTATGCCGCGATGCTGGCCGAGGTTGGGCCGCGATGCCCCGATCTGGCCGACGTGATTTTGCTGGAAAGCGATCGCTGGGACGCGCTGGCGGGTGCCGAGCCCGATCTGCCTGCGCTGCAGCAGACCGCGGCGAGGCTAGACGGCAGTGATCCGGTAAACATCCAATACACCTCCGGCACAACGGCATACCCGAAGGGTGTCACGCTAAGCCACCGCAATATCCTCAACAACGGCTACCTGGTGGGCGAGCTGCTCGGGTACACCGCACAAGATCGGATTTGCATCCCGGTGCCCTTCTACCACTGCTTCGGCATGGTAATGGGAAATCTGGCGGCCACCAGTCACGGGGCGGCCATGGTGATCCCGGCGCCGGGCTTTGACCCTGCGGCCACGCTGCGCGCGGTGCAGGACGAGCGATGCACCAGCTTGTACGGCGTGCCGACGATGTTCATCGCCGAGCTGGGCCTGCCGGACTTCACCGACTACGAACTGGGCAGTCTGCGCACCGGGATTATGGCCGGCGCCGCGTGCCCGGTCGAGGTGATGCGCAAGGTGATCTCACGCATGCATATGCCCGGGGTCTCGATCTGCTATGGAATGACCGAAACGTCACCGGTTTCCACGCAGACGCGCGCCGACGACTCGGTGGATCGACGGGTCGGCACGGTCGGTCGGGTGGGTCCACACCTTGAGATCAAGGTGGTGGATCCGGCCACGGGCGAGACGGTCCCGCGCGGGGTGGTCGGCGAGTTCTGCACGCGAGGCTATTCGGTGATGGCCGGGTACTGGAATGACCCGCAGAAGACTGCGGAGGTGATCGACGCCGACGGCTGGATGCACACCGGAGATCTGGCTGAGATGGACCCGTCCGGGTACGTGCGGATCGCCGGCCGGATCAAAGACCTCGTCGTCCGGGGCGGCGAGAACATCTCGCCGCGGGAGATCGAGGAACTCCTCCACACGCATCCCGATATTGTCGACGGTCACGTCATCGGGGTGCCCGACGCCAAATACGGCGAAGAGCTCATGGCGGTGGTCAAGCTGAGAAACGACGCGCCGGAACTGACCATCGAGCGGCTGCGCGAGTACTGCATGGGCCGCATCGCGCGATTCAAGATCCCGCGGTACCTGTGGATCGTCGACGAGTTCCCGATGACCGTCACCGGCAAAGTACGCAAAGTGGAGATGCGACAACAGGCGCTCGAATACCTCCGCGGCCAACAGTGA
- a CDS encoding integral membrane protein translates to MNNPGSRAGTLLHFRVVAWAMWDCGSTGLNAIVTTFVFSVYLTSAVGQGLPGGTSPASWLGRAGAVAGLTIGVLAPVVGVWVESPHRRRVALSVLTGTAVALTCAMFLIRDDPRYLWAGLVLLAATAASSDLSSVPYNAMLRQLSTPSTAGRISGFGWASGYVGSVALLLVIYLGFMSGSGSQRGLLQLPVANGLNVRMAMLVAAAWLALLGLPLLLVAHRLPDSGAASHPSTGLLGGYRKLWTEISAEWRRDRNLVYFLVASAIFRDGLAAIFAFGAVLGVNAYGLTQADVLIFGAAASVVAAVGAVLGGFVDHRIGSKPVIVGSLAAIIAAALTLLTLSGPTAFWACGLLLCVFIGPAQSSARALLLHMAQHGKEGVAFGLYTMTGRAVSFLGPWLFSVFVDVFHTVRAGLGGVCLVLTTGLLLMLRVQVSRHGGALTTAQSS, encoded by the coding sequence ATGAATAACCCGGGGTCGCGCGCGGGCACCCTCCTGCACTTCCGGGTGGTGGCGTGGGCCATGTGGGATTGCGGTTCCACCGGTCTGAACGCGATCGTGACAACCTTTGTGTTCTCCGTCTACCTGACCAGCGCCGTGGGTCAGGGTCTGCCGGGCGGCACCTCACCGGCGAGTTGGTTGGGTCGTGCGGGGGCGGTCGCCGGGTTGACCATCGGGGTGCTGGCGCCCGTCGTCGGCGTGTGGGTGGAGTCTCCGCACCGCCGTCGGGTGGCACTGTCTGTGCTGACCGGCACCGCGGTCGCGCTGACCTGCGCAATGTTCCTGATCCGCGACGACCCCCGCTACCTGTGGGCCGGGCTGGTTTTGCTCGCGGCCACCGCGGCGTCCAGCGATTTGTCCAGCGTTCCGTACAACGCGATGCTGCGCCAACTGTCCACACCCAGCACGGCGGGCCGGATCTCCGGCTTCGGTTGGGCGTCGGGCTATGTCGGCAGCGTCGCGCTCTTGCTGGTGATCTATCTGGGTTTCATGTCAGGTAGCGGTTCGCAGCGCGGCCTGCTGCAGCTACCCGTCGCGAACGGACTCAACGTGCGAATGGCGATGCTGGTTGCGGCGGCCTGGTTGGCGTTGCTGGGCCTGCCATTGTTGTTGGTCGCGCACCGACTACCCGATTCCGGTGCGGCGTCTCATCCTTCGACCGGCCTGCTGGGCGGCTACCGCAAGCTGTGGACGGAGATCAGCGCGGAGTGGCGGCGCGACCGCAACTTGGTCTACTTCCTGGTGGCCAGCGCGATATTCCGCGACGGGCTGGCGGCCATTTTCGCCTTCGGCGCGGTACTTGGCGTCAACGCATACGGGCTCACCCAGGCCGATGTCCTGATCTTTGGTGCGGCCGCAAGCGTGGTGGCTGCGGTGGGGGCCGTGCTGGGTGGGTTCGTCGACCACCGGATCGGGTCCAAACCGGTCATCGTCGGATCACTGGCCGCCATCATCGCCGCGGCGCTCACGTTGCTGACGTTGTCGGGCCCAACGGCGTTCTGGGCGTGCGGGCTGCTGTTGTGTGTGTTCATCGGGCCGGCGCAGTCGTCGGCACGCGCTCTGCTGCTGCATATGGCGCAGCACGGCAAGGAGGGTGTGGCCTTTGGGCTCTACACGATGACCGGCCGGGCGGTGTCGTTTCTGGGGCCGTGGTTGTTTTCGGTCTTCGTCGACGTGTTCCACACGGTCCGTGCCGGGCTCGGCGGCGTGTGCCTCGTGTTGACAACCGGCCTGCTGCTCATGCTGCGGGTACAGGTGTCGCGGCACGGCGGTGCGCTGACGACGGCGCAATCCTCCTAG